From a region of the Haloferax volcanii DS2 genome:
- a CDS encoding DUF7108 family protein, producing the protein MPESELPEDVLSEAERLTRLARDAVDPDEAEAYRSARDDVVGEYEFRARHREEDDVLVLHPDEWVDDDGIVDPAEIDDVDRGIERPLSGTGEDHEWSAVEEHNAACVAAVAEEHGAAHAANARAFADFLGNHYVRRIETAGAPEVLEFVEEYYPRNAWPTAEQRSLLPESLELLFDAADAEVPEYN; encoded by the coding sequence ATGCCTGAGTCAGAACTCCCCGAAGACGTGCTTTCCGAAGCCGAGCGACTGACGCGACTGGCCCGCGACGCCGTCGACCCCGACGAGGCCGAGGCGTATCGGTCCGCCCGCGACGACGTCGTGGGCGAGTACGAGTTCCGCGCGCGACACCGCGAGGAAGACGACGTGTTGGTGCTCCACCCCGACGAGTGGGTCGACGACGACGGAATCGTCGACCCGGCGGAGATAGACGACGTTGACCGCGGAATCGAACGCCCGCTGTCGGGGACCGGGGAGGACCACGAGTGGAGCGCGGTCGAAGAACACAACGCGGCGTGCGTCGCGGCCGTCGCCGAGGAACACGGCGCGGCCCACGCGGCGAACGCCCGGGCGTTCGCGGACTTCCTCGGCAACCACTACGTCCGGCGAATCGAGACAGCCGGCGCTCCAGAGGTGCTCGAGTTCGTCGAAGAATATTATCCACGCAACGCGTGGCCGACCGCTGAACAGCGGTCGTTGTTACCGGAGTCGCTCGAGTTGCTCTTCGACGCCGCAGACGCCGAAGTGCCCGAATACAACTGA
- the rnhA gene encoding ribonuclease HI, translating to MPTVECDPDEARRRLEAAGVSVSPGNTDHERWRAERGDASAVAYGGKVVVQGSRPTDLLALIRPKGGRAHVYFDGASRGNPGPAAIGWAIVTSDGIVAEGSKRIGETTNNRAEYEALVEALSVAEEYGYDEVDVRGDSQLIVKQVRGEWNTNDPGLKERRVKARELLSAFERWSLEHVPREINDRADSLANEALDDA from the coding sequence ATGCCGACCGTCGAGTGCGACCCCGACGAAGCCCGACGACGACTCGAAGCCGCGGGCGTGTCCGTCTCGCCCGGAAACACCGACCACGAGCGCTGGCGCGCCGAGCGCGGCGACGCCAGCGCGGTCGCCTACGGCGGGAAAGTCGTCGTACAGGGGTCGCGGCCCACCGACCTGCTCGCGCTCATCCGGCCGAAAGGCGGTCGCGCGCACGTCTACTTCGACGGCGCGAGCCGGGGGAACCCCGGACCCGCCGCCATCGGCTGGGCCATCGTAACGAGCGACGGCATCGTCGCCGAGGGTTCGAAGCGAATCGGCGAGACCACCAACAACCGCGCGGAGTACGAGGCGCTCGTGGAGGCGCTATCGGTCGCAGAAGAGTACGGCTACGACGAGGTGGACGTGCGCGGCGACTCGCAGTTAATCGTCAAGCAGGTCCGCGGCGAGTGGAACACGAACGACCCCGGGCTCAAAGAGCGCCGCGTGAAGGCCCGAGAGCTGCTCTCGGCGTTCGAACGCTGGTCGCTGGAGCACGTACCGCGAGAGATAAACGACCGCGCCGACTCCCTAGCCAACGAGGCCCTCGACGATGCCTGA
- a CDS encoding transcription initiation factor IIB, with product MKRPTRQREREHDRTRWGDESQDDETSEEELDLDNLDPEEVVRTGDGELIHEETGIIIEEERIDPGPEWRAFNHSERQSKSRVGAPTTQTMHDKGLTTTIDWKDKDAYGRSISSKKRSQMHRLRKWQERIRTKDAGERNLQFALSEIDRMASALGVPRSVREVASVIYRRALSEDLIRGRSIEGVATSALYAACRKEGIPRSLEEISEVSRVERKEIGRTYRYISQELGLEMRPVDPKKYVPRFSSELDLSKEVQSKANEIIETTAEQGLLSGKSPTGFAAAAIYAASLLCNEKKTQREVAEVAQVTEVTIRNRYQEQIEAMGIHT from the coding sequence ATGAAACGGCCTACCCGCCAGCGGGAGCGTGAGCACGACCGGACTCGATGGGGAGACGAGTCACAGGACGACGAGACATCCGAAGAAGAGTTGGACCTCGACAACCTCGACCCCGAGGAAGTCGTTCGGACCGGCGACGGCGAGTTGATTCACGAGGAGACCGGCATCATCATCGAAGAAGAGCGCATCGACCCCGGCCCGGAGTGGCGGGCGTTCAATCACTCCGAGCGGCAGTCGAAGTCGCGCGTGGGCGCGCCGACCACACAGACGATGCACGACAAGGGGCTGACGACGACCATCGACTGGAAGGACAAAGACGCCTACGGCCGCTCTATCTCCTCGAAGAAGCGGTCGCAGATGCACCGCCTGCGCAAGTGGCAAGAGCGCATCCGGACCAAGGACGCCGGCGAGCGCAACCTCCAGTTCGCCCTCAGCGAAATCGACCGCATGGCCTCGGCGCTCGGCGTCCCCCGGTCGGTCCGGGAAGTCGCCTCGGTCATCTACCGCCGGGCGCTCAGTGAGGACCTGATTCGCGGCCGCTCCATCGAGGGCGTCGCCACCTCGGCGCTGTACGCCGCCTGTCGGAAGGAGGGAATTCCCCGTTCCCTCGAAGAGATTTCCGAGGTGTCGCGCGTCGAGCGCAAGGAAATCGGGCGCACGTACCGCTACATCTCCCAAGAACTCGGCTTGGAGATGCGGCCGGTCGACCCCAAGAAGTACGTGCCGCGATTCTCCTCCGAACTCGACCTCTCGAAGGAGGTCCAGTCGAAGGCCAACGAGATTATCGAGACGACCGCGGAACAGGGGCTTCTCTCCGGGAAGTCGCCGACCGGCTTCGCCGCCGCCGCCATCTACGCCGCGTCGCTCCTCTGCAACGAAAAGAAGACCCAGCGCGAGGTCGCGGAGGTCGCGCAGGTGACGGAGGTCACCATCCGCAACCGCTACCAAGAACAGATCGAAGCGATGGGCATCCACACCTGA
- the nreA gene encoding DNA repair protein NreA, with product MRLDEYMDIERDERAERRRLAEEKSYGILDHLETFQDRFEETVQGDSLYGGVSPSIFVGRSNYPNVSTGILSPVGHDEDAASFETSAAWYDEGVSIDDVFQRRTSLLNSNRGTKVTNVADSWDGFLGTQREVAIADRPVTVEIGLDGKPSLDLDASADDVATPVGPRARARSADLAENPHVPKLVKKTLEDDDWNAEGAMTYLYRRGFDVYDINTILSAGALGQTEQRRLVPTRWSITAVDDTLGQYLRGQVKHAESVDGVEIYRNEFIGNAFWVILAPGRWEFELIELKAPGSVWNPDPEAGMYLAADREGYEGRTGYVNETAGAYHASRLGVLEHLQERGRQAKALVIRHVSDDYWGPVGVWQIRESIRHAFEGEMADAETFGDAVRDVTEYLPVSLADLRRKSTMAAGLQTDIFDFA from the coding sequence ATGCGGCTCGACGAGTACATGGACATCGAGCGGGACGAGCGCGCCGAGCGGCGGCGACTCGCCGAGGAGAAGTCCTACGGCATCCTCGACCACCTCGAAACGTTCCAAGACCGGTTCGAGGAGACGGTGCAGGGGGACTCGCTGTACGGCGGCGTCTCCCCGTCGATTTTCGTCGGTCGGTCGAACTACCCGAACGTCTCGACGGGCATCCTCTCGCCGGTCGGCCACGACGAGGACGCCGCCTCGTTCGAGACGAGCGCCGCGTGGTACGACGAGGGCGTGAGCATCGACGACGTGTTCCAGCGGCGCACCTCGCTTCTGAACTCGAATCGCGGGACGAAGGTGACGAACGTCGCCGACTCGTGGGACGGCTTCCTCGGGACGCAACGCGAGGTCGCCATCGCCGACCGTCCCGTGACGGTCGAAATCGGCCTCGACGGGAAGCCGTCGCTCGACCTCGACGCCAGCGCCGACGACGTGGCGACCCCCGTCGGCCCGCGCGCCCGCGCCCGGTCGGCCGACCTCGCGGAGAACCCGCACGTCCCCAAACTGGTGAAAAAGACGCTCGAAGACGACGACTGGAACGCCGAGGGCGCGATGACGTATCTCTACCGCCGCGGCTTCGACGTGTACGACATCAACACCATCCTCTCTGCGGGCGCGCTCGGCCAGACCGAACAGCGCCGGCTCGTCCCGACGCGGTGGTCCATCACCGCCGTCGACGACACGCTCGGCCAGTACCTCCGCGGGCAGGTCAAACACGCAGAGAGCGTCGACGGCGTCGAAATCTACCGCAACGAGTTCATCGGCAACGCCTTCTGGGTCATCCTCGCGCCGGGGCGCTGGGAGTTCGAACTCATCGAGCTGAAAGCACCGGGGAGCGTCTGGAACCCCGACCCCGAGGCGGGGATGTACCTCGCGGCCGACCGCGAGGGCTACGAGGGCCGGACCGGCTACGTGAACGAGACGGCCGGCGCGTACCACGCCTCCCGCCTCGGCGTCCTCGAACACCTCCAAGAGCGCGGTCGACAGGCGAAGGCGCTCGTCATCAGACACGTCTCCGACGACTACTGGGGGCCGGTCGGCGTCTGGCAGATACGCGAGTCCATCCGCCACGCCTTCGAGGGCGAAATGGCCGACGCCGAGACGTTCGGTGACGCCGTCCGCGACGTGACGGAGTACCTCCCGGTGTCGCTCGCGGACCTCCGCCGGAAGTCCACGATGGCCGCGGGCCTCCAGACCGACATCTTCGACTTCGCCTGA
- a CDS encoding DUF302 domain-containing protein: protein MALPIDPSAIKPEDIGEERVVLEMEHEAAIERVREAFTDAGFGVATEFSPSEMLNEKVDAGRDPYYVLGACNPNMADRALDATDKKMGGLFPCNVVIWEEEPGKQVVYHLSIMRVARLIGIAPDDDEMADIIADTGELVEQALANLDAADA from the coding sequence ATGGCACTCCCAATCGACCCCAGCGCCATCAAACCGGAAGACATCGGCGAGGAACGCGTCGTTCTCGAGATGGAACACGAGGCGGCAATCGAGCGCGTCCGCGAGGCGTTCACCGACGCCGGGTTCGGTGTCGCCACCGAATTTTCGCCCTCCGAGATGCTCAACGAGAAGGTCGACGCCGGCCGCGACCCCTACTACGTCCTCGGCGCGTGTAACCCGAACATGGCGGACCGCGCGCTCGACGCCACCGACAAGAAGATGGGCGGGCTGTTCCCGTGCAACGTGGTCATCTGGGAGGAAGAGCCGGGTAAGCAGGTCGTCTACCACCTGAGCATCATGCGCGTCGCCCGACTCATCGGCATCGCACCCGACGACGACGAGATGGCCGACATCATCGCGGACACGGGCGAACTCGTCGAGCAGGCGCTCGCCAACCTCGACGCGGCCGACGCGTAG
- a CDS encoding CPBP family glutamic-type intramembrane protease, whose amino-acid sequence MLRRRLARLPWLYRALIVGGVVGAAWSLWPLPAGDLTYRAVHDALLFILVPGALALAHGRNLGWNVDRAALRNTLLLALFVLPFYLVGSSLPSIRAYYPMWHTSTALADFLPHAAQQLLVVVAAETYYRGLLCVGVREIGRKSALISPILYAFHHVGKPPIEILLSAPTDVLFGLVDYESDSILPSIVAHGGGLILLDWLVLHPPLFPPERVATALQWLPIPL is encoded by the coding sequence GTGTTACGCCGCCGGCTCGCCCGCCTCCCGTGGCTCTACCGCGCCCTCATCGTCGGGGGCGTCGTCGGGGCCGCGTGGAGCCTCTGGCCGCTTCCCGCCGGCGACCTCACCTACCGCGCGGTCCACGACGCCCTCCTGTTCATCCTCGTACCCGGAGCGCTCGCGCTCGCCCACGGCCGAAACCTCGGCTGGAACGTCGACCGCGCGGCGCTCCGAAACACGCTTTTGCTCGCGCTGTTCGTCCTCCCCTTCTACCTCGTCGGGTCGAGCCTGCCGTCGATTCGGGCGTACTACCCGATGTGGCACACCTCGACCGCGCTCGCTGACTTCCTCCCGCACGCCGCCCAGCAGCTGCTCGTCGTCGTCGCCGCCGAGACGTACTACCGCGGCCTGCTCTGCGTCGGCGTCCGAGAAATCGGTCGGAAGAGCGCCCTCATCAGTCCGATTCTCTACGCGTTTCACCACGTCGGCAAACCCCCGATAGAGATTCTCCTGTCGGCCCCGACGGACGTGCTGTTCGGCCTCGTCGACTACGAGAGCGACTCGATTCTCCCCTCCATCGTCGCCCACGGCGGCGGCCTCATCCTCTTGGACTGGCTCGTGCTCCACCCCCCGCTGTTCCCGCCCGAGCGAGTCGCCACGGCGCTCCAGTGGCTCCCGATTCCGCTGTGA
- a CDS encoding DUF5789 family protein has product MADEEADEAPAVELGTGASVEGAPLARVASRLTWPQEKSSILNKEGDAVIRTPDGPQSLEDVLAEADETYFDTRQAFVDDVFDIVGRDSVQTD; this is encoded by the coding sequence ATGGCTGACGAGGAAGCAGACGAGGCACCCGCCGTCGAACTCGGTACGGGCGCGTCCGTCGAAGGTGCGCCGCTCGCGCGCGTCGCCTCCCGACTGACGTGGCCCCAAGAAAAGAGCAGCATCCTGAACAAAGAAGGCGACGCGGTCATCCGCACGCCCGACGGCCCCCAGAGCCTCGAAGACGTGCTCGCCGAGGCCGACGAGACGTACTTCGATACGCGACAGGCCTTCGTCGACGACGTGTTCGACATCGTCGGCCGCGACTCGGTCCAGACGGACTAA
- a CDS encoding DUF7139 domain-containing protein produces the protein MTSLSEAYHGGRGGPSLRRLSLGFGGFLLGVLLVVAGIVVATTDVYTSGGATLGEARELGGILGGIGVPAVFLGVLAVLPASRRTRAASLIGASIAVLGVALFSHAYPCQWTGATCGAGLPDLTLETVAVYFFGTVTTFWCLFVGVANFKTRNDPGGTATVQVTKKGETRVVEVEKSGGGLGGIGFLGGTPDGDVQTQTNQSTSTASAGATDGGASTQDITPLDVEPSASPSSDGADATQSAGSAGAATNRSGVDTVQSTESARSPAGAADHPDADRPANATVGDRYCGNCTYFEYVRTSDGLKPYCAAHDEMMQDMEACDEWFPRRRE, from the coding sequence ATGACCAGTCTTTCGGAGGCGTACCACGGTGGCCGGGGCGGGCCGAGTCTCCGACGGCTGTCCCTGGGATTCGGGGGGTTCCTCCTCGGCGTGCTGCTCGTCGTCGCGGGCATCGTCGTCGCGACCACCGACGTGTACACGTCCGGCGGGGCGACCCTCGGCGAAGCGCGCGAACTCGGGGGCATCCTCGGAGGCATCGGCGTTCCCGCCGTCTTCCTCGGCGTCCTCGCGGTCCTCCCCGCGAGCCGTCGAACCCGTGCCGCGTCGCTCATCGGCGCGAGCATCGCCGTCCTCGGCGTCGCGCTCTTCTCGCACGCGTACCCGTGCCAGTGGACCGGCGCGACCTGCGGGGCCGGCCTCCCCGACCTCACGCTCGAAACCGTCGCCGTCTACTTCTTCGGCACGGTCACGACGTTCTGGTGTCTGTTCGTCGGCGTCGCCAACTTCAAGACGCGGAACGACCCCGGCGGCACGGCCACGGTTCAGGTGACGAAGAAGGGAGAAACCCGCGTCGTCGAAGTCGAGAAGTCCGGCGGCGGACTCGGCGGTATCGGTTTCCTCGGCGGCACGCCCGACGGCGACGTCCAGACGCAGACGAACCAGTCGACCTCGACCGCGAGCGCCGGCGCGACCGACGGCGGCGCGTCGACGCAGGACATCACTCCGCTCGACGTCGAACCCTCGGCGTCGCCCTCGTCCGACGGGGCGGACGCAACTCAGTCGGCGGGCTCGGCGGGCGCGGCGACGAACCGCTCCGGCGTCGACACCGTCCAGTCCACCGAGTCCGCGCGCTCGCCGGCCGGCGCGGCCGACCACCCCGACGCCGACCGCCCGGCGAACGCCACCGTCGGCGACCGCTACTGCGGCAACTGCACGTACTTCGAGTACGTCCGCACCTCCGACGGGCTCAAGCCCTACTGCGCGGCCCACGACGAGATGATGCAGGACATGGAAGCCTGCGACGAGTGGTTCCCGCGCCGCCGCGAGTAG
- a CDS encoding Mut7-C RNAse domain-containing protein: MTDDVGAGHPGTVASGVERAAPGDTALLLDVMLGKLATYLRMCGYDAEYALDGGDETEDGADGARDPRTDPGDDSLLARADAEGRVLLTRDVRLAERAPRNVLLAEREPLAQLRELESVGFAVSLDEEPSRCGVCNGRVEAVGRDEPVPDYAPDPGETALWRCRDCGQVFWRGSHWRDVETRLDGGEE; this comes from the coding sequence GTGACCGACGACGTTGGAGCCGGCCACCCCGGCACGGTCGCCTCGGGCGTCGAGCGAGCCGCGCCCGGCGACACGGCGCTCCTTCTGGACGTGATGCTCGGCAAACTCGCCACGTATCTGCGGATGTGCGGCTACGACGCCGAATACGCGCTCGACGGCGGGGACGAAACAGAAGACGGAGCGGACGGAGCGCGCGACCCCCGAACCGACCCCGGCGACGACAGCCTGCTCGCGCGGGCGGACGCCGAGGGGCGCGTCCTCCTCACCCGCGACGTGCGACTGGCCGAGCGAGCCCCGCGGAACGTCCTCCTCGCCGAGCGGGAACCACTCGCGCAACTCCGCGAACTCGAATCGGTCGGCTTCGCGGTGTCGCTGGACGAGGAGCCGTCGCGGTGTGGCGTCTGTAACGGCCGCGTGGAGGCGGTCGGCCGCGACGAGCCGGTTCCCGACTACGCGCCCGACCCGGGGGAGACGGCGCTGTGGCGGTGTCGGGACTGCGGGCAGGTGTTCTGGCGCGGGAGCCACTGGCGCGACGTGGAAACGAGGTTAGACGGCGGGGAAGAGTAA
- the polX gene encoding DNA polymerase/3'-5' exonuclease PolX: protein MSRNDEIATLLEEFADLLEAKDVAYKPSSYRRAAENVREHPTPVEELAEAGEDAVQEIDRVGDAIAAKIVEYVETGRIEELEDLREDLPVDMAGLTSVEGVGPKTVGKLYEALGVSDLDDLEAAARDGEIQEVKGFGAKTETNILDGIEFAREATGRELLGRARPVADDLLTYLGDYDAVGRVEPAGSMRRWRETVGDIDVLAESADAEAVIDRFLAWDLVGDTIEAGEQKASVRVNGMRVDLRVVEPSEYGAALQYFTGSKDHNVHLRNIAIDRGLKMNEYGMFDTSDVDDPDDGPRAGTRVAGDTEASMYAALDLPLVPPELREDTGEIERAADGDLPDLLAEGDLRGDLHTHTDRSDGDNSIAEMVAAAAERGYDYHAVTDHATGPGMVGGVGVADDDLLDQIAEVRAVADDADITVFTGVEANIDAEGGISVADDVLDQLDVVVASPHSALDQDRETATERLVTAMEHPAVNVLGHPTGRLINQRPGLPLDYERLAEAAVEHGVALELNASPYRLDLNGEALKIAVEAGATVAIDTDAHRPGELDHARYGVHTARRGWVETADVLNARSVEELSDFLA, encoded by the coding sequence ATGAGCCGAAACGACGAGATAGCGACCCTGCTGGAGGAGTTCGCCGACCTGCTGGAGGCGAAAGACGTGGCCTACAAGCCGTCGAGCTACCGCCGCGCCGCCGAGAACGTCCGCGAGCACCCGACGCCCGTCGAGGAACTCGCGGAGGCGGGCGAAGACGCGGTCCAAGAAATCGACCGCGTCGGCGACGCCATCGCCGCGAAAATCGTCGAGTACGTCGAGACGGGTCGCATCGAGGAGCTGGAGGACCTCCGCGAGGACCTCCCGGTCGATATGGCCGGCCTGACGAGCGTCGAGGGCGTCGGCCCGAAGACGGTCGGAAAACTGTACGAGGCGCTCGGCGTGTCCGACCTCGACGACCTCGAAGCGGCCGCCCGCGACGGGGAGATACAGGAGGTCAAGGGGTTCGGCGCGAAGACGGAGACGAACATCCTCGACGGCATCGAGTTCGCCCGCGAGGCGACCGGCCGCGAACTGCTCGGGAGGGCGCGGCCCGTCGCCGACGACCTGCTCACGTACCTCGGTGACTACGACGCCGTCGGGCGGGTCGAACCCGCGGGGTCGATGCGGCGGTGGCGCGAGACGGTGGGCGACATCGACGTGCTCGCCGAGAGCGCCGACGCCGAAGCCGTCATCGACCGCTTCCTCGCGTGGGACCTCGTCGGCGACACCATCGAGGCGGGCGAGCAGAAGGCGAGCGTCCGGGTGAACGGGATGCGGGTCGACCTCCGCGTCGTCGAGCCCTCGGAGTACGGCGCGGCGCTCCAGTATTTCACCGGGAGCAAGGACCACAACGTCCACCTCCGCAACATCGCCATCGACCGCGGCCTCAAGATGAACGAGTACGGGATGTTCGACACCTCGGACGTGGACGACCCCGACGACGGCCCGCGGGCCGGAACGCGCGTCGCCGGCGACACCGAAGCGTCGATGTACGCCGCGCTCGACCTCCCGCTCGTCCCGCCGGAGCTACGCGAGGACACCGGCGAAATCGAGCGCGCCGCCGACGGCGACCTGCCGGACCTCCTCGCGGAGGGCGACCTCCGCGGCGACCTCCACACCCACACCGACAGGTCCGACGGCGACAACAGCATCGCAGAGATGGTCGCGGCCGCGGCGGAACGCGGCTACGACTACCACGCCGTCACCGACCACGCCACCGGCCCCGGCATGGTCGGCGGCGTCGGCGTCGCGGACGACGACCTGCTCGACCAGATTGCCGAGGTCCGCGCCGTCGCCGACGACGCCGACATCACGGTGTTCACCGGCGTCGAGGCCAACATCGACGCCGAGGGCGGCATCTCCGTCGCCGACGACGTGCTCGACCAACTCGACGTGGTCGTCGCCTCGCCCCACAGCGCGCTCGACCAGGACCGCGAGACGGCCACCGAGCGACTCGTCACCGCGATGGAACACCCCGCGGTGAACGTCCTCGGCCACCCGACCGGCCGACTCATCAACCAACGCCCCGGCCTGCCCCTCGACTACGAGCGACTCGCGGAGGCCGCCGTCGAACACGGCGTCGCGCTCGAACTCAACGCCAGCCCCTATCGCCTCGACCTGAACGGCGAGGCGCTCAAAATCGCCGTCGAGGCGGGCGCGACCGTCGCCATCGACACCGACGCCCACCGACCGGGTGAACTCGACCACGCCCGCTACGGGGTCCACACGGCCCGTCGCGGCTGGGTCGAGACCGCTGACGTGCTGAACGCGCGGTCGGTCGAGGAACTGTCCGACTTCCTCGCGTGA
- a CDS encoding DUF5788 family protein, protein MKEFERKQLLERVNREGATVGTQIPDRIEVQGEEIDLRQFVFEIKRRDTIPSGEKERVDRAKRNLRRERLERLQRIEDNEVSYDEGRRLAEDIVGIDRALNALEQLRPVDLEQEEHRQNAADQKRWMNFLKKALGRDGGKGKRGGR, encoded by the coding sequence GTGAAGGAGTTCGAGCGTAAACAGCTCTTGGAGCGCGTCAATCGGGAGGGTGCGACCGTCGGCACGCAGATTCCCGACCGCATCGAGGTCCAAGGCGAGGAGATAGACCTCAGGCAGTTCGTCTTCGAAATCAAGCGTCGCGACACCATCCCGTCGGGGGAGAAAGAGCGCGTCGACCGGGCGAAGCGGAACCTCCGCCGCGAGCGCCTCGAACGGCTCCAGCGAATCGAGGACAACGAGGTGAGCTACGACGAGGGGCGACGACTGGCCGAGGACATCGTCGGCATCGACCGGGCGCTGAACGCCCTCGAACAGCTTCGGCCGGTCGACCTCGAACAGGAGGAACACCGCCAGAACGCCGCGGACCAGAAGCGCTGGATGAACTTCCTGAAGAAGGCGCTGGGCCGCGACGGCGGAAAGGGCAAACGGGGCGGCCGATGA
- a CDS encoding alkaline phosphatase family protein yields the protein MGLFDRLRGKDHPRVAFIGIDGVPFTLLSEHPDEFPNFAALADAGSAGDIDSIVPPESSACWPALTTGVNPGETGVYGFQDREVGSYDTYVPMGRDVQATRVWDRVTDAGRKATVMNVPVTFPPQRNVQRMVSGFLSPGVDKAAYPDDFRDALSEMNYKIDVNAKLGHDEDKTAFMEDARKTLDRRYEAFERYIDQDDWDLFFGVFMTTDRVNHFLFKDYERDGKNKDAFMEFYRTVDDYLGRIRDALPEDVTLIVASDHGFTSLDYEVHCNTWLEENGWLSYEDDDHDALSDIDEDSKAYSLIPGRFFINLEGREPRGSVPQSEYEDVRDELKAELEALEGPDGNKVADRVVVKEDAFRGDHDDIAPDLVVIPNHGFDLKSGFKGHDDVFGVGPRNGMHSFDNATLYVDDPGAVIEDADLYDIAPTILDLMDVEYSRTELDGASLIQQ from the coding sequence ATGGGTTTGTTCGACCGACTCCGCGGCAAAGACCACCCCCGCGTCGCCTTCATCGGCATCGACGGGGTTCCGTTCACTCTCCTCTCTGAGCACCCCGACGAGTTCCCCAACTTCGCGGCGCTGGCCGACGCGGGCTCGGCGGGCGACATCGACAGCATCGTCCCGCCCGAGTCCTCGGCGTGTTGGCCGGCGCTCACGACCGGCGTCAACCCCGGCGAGACCGGTGTCTACGGCTTCCAGGACCGTGAGGTCGGCTCCTACGACACCTACGTCCCGATGGGTCGGGACGTGCAGGCCACCCGCGTCTGGGACCGCGTCACCGACGCCGGCCGCAAGGCCACTGTGATGAACGTCCCCGTGACGTTCCCGCCCCAGCGCAACGTCCAGCGCATGGTCTCGGGCTTCCTCTCGCCCGGCGTCGACAAGGCCGCCTACCCCGACGACTTCCGCGACGCGCTCTCCGAGATGAACTACAAGATCGACGTGAACGCGAAGCTCGGTCACGACGAGGACAAGACCGCGTTCATGGAGGACGCCCGGAAGACGCTCGACCGGCGCTACGAGGCGTTCGAGCGCTACATCGACCAGGACGACTGGGACCTCTTTTTCGGCGTCTTCATGACGACCGACCGCGTCAACCACTTCCTGTTCAAGGACTACGAGCGCGACGGGAAGAACAAGGACGCCTTCATGGAGTTCTACCGCACCGTCGACGACTACCTCGGCCGCATCCGCGACGCCCTCCCCGAGGACGTGACGCTCATCGTCGCGTCCGACCACGGCTTTACCTCCCTCGACTACGAGGTCCACTGCAACACGTGGCTCGAGGAGAACGGCTGGCTCTCCTACGAGGACGACGACCACGACGCGCTGTCGGACATCGACGAGGACTCGAAGGCGTACTCGCTCATCCCCGGTCGGTTCTTCATCAACCTCGAAGGGCGCGAGCCCCGCGGATCGGTCCCGCAGTCGGAGTACGAGGACGTCCGCGACGAGCTCAAGGCCGAACTCGAAGCCCTCGAAGGCCCCGACGGCAACAAGGTCGCAGACCGCGTCGTCGTCAAGGAAGACGCCTTCCGCGGCGACCACGACGACATCGCCCCCGACCTCGTCGTCATCCCGAACCACGGCTTCGACCTGAAGTCCGGCTTCAAGGGCCACGACGACGTGTTCGGCGTCGGCCCCCGTAACGGGATGCACTCGTTCGACAACGCGACGCTGTACGTCGACGACCCCGGCGCGGTCATCGAGGACGCCGACCTCTACGACATCGCGCCGACCATCCTCGACCTCATGGACGTCGAGTACAGCCGCACCGAACTCGACGGCGCGAGCCTCATCCAGCAGTAA